Proteins encoded together in one Amblyomma americanum isolate KBUSLIRL-KWMA chromosome 1, ASM5285725v1, whole genome shotgun sequence window:
- the LOC144103338 gene encoding uncharacterized protein LOC144103338 — translation METTCSCEEDALLDGFVECPGISSLVHNVATTYTSRAAYSTRDVSLQTPASGSSACSKHVSRFGMSASNSSASAQLVLLRVITTTGGGNPEQNNMEADGEHAELRHCDTGQNDSERSDAVTFLPGHGRHPNVLQH, via the exons GATGCCCTCCTGGACGGCTTCGTGGAATGTCCAGGGATCAGTTCGCTGGTGCACAATGTAGCAACAACGTACACTTCGCGAGCAGCGTATTCAACCCGTGATGTTTCACTCCAGACGCCTGCGAGCGGCTCATCGGCTTGCTCTAAACATGTCAGTCGCTTCGGAATGTCAGCCTCAAACTCGAGTGCCTCCGCGCAGCTCGTCCTTCTTCGTGTAATAACGACCACTGGTGGCGGCAATCCGGAACAGAATA ACATGGAGGCAGACGGTGAACATGCTGAGCTGAGGCACTGCGACACAGGGCAGAACGACAGCGAGCGATCGGATGCGGTGACTTTCCTGCCCGGACACGGACGTCATCCTAATGTGCTTCAGCATTGA